The segment CGATGTCGGCGCCCTCTGCGGGGTTGTAGGCGCCCAGACGCGGCATCGTGACCTTGGTGGTGATCACCCACAGGACCGGTAGCAGGACGACGACGGAGGCGGCGATGAAGTACCAGTTCATGGCAACGTTGGTCTGGATCGTCGGGTCGATGAGCTCGGCGGCGGGCTGGGTGAAGCCCTGCACGAGTGCGTCAGACATGCCGAGCATGAGGTTGGCGGCGAAGCCGCCGGTAGCGGCCGCGTAGGCGAGCGCGACGCCGGCGAGCGGGTGCCACCCCATGCCGAGGAAAATCATCGCTGACAGCGGCGGGAGGACGATCGGGGCGGCGTCGCCGGCGATGTTTCCCAGCAGCCCGAGGAAGGCGATCGTCGGGATGATGAGGACCTTCGGGGCCGAGGAGGCCGCGCGATGGAGGGCAACCTGGAACCATCCCGATCGCTCGGCGACGCCGATACCCAGCATGACGATAAGGACCACGGCCAAGGGCGCGAAGGATCCGAAGGTCTTCGCGCTATCGCCGACGACGATGCGCATGCCGTCGACCGTGAGGAGGTTGACCGCCGTGAGGGTTTCGCCGGTGCCGGGGTGGACCGCAGACCAGCCCGTGAGGCCGGCGATGGCCGACAGGACGAGGACGGCCACGCAGAGGCTGAAGAAGATGATGATGGGATCGGGAAGGCGGTTTCCCGACCATTCGACGAAGTTGAGGAAGCGATCCATCAGCCCCTTTTTTGGCTTGGTCTGTGCACTCATATCGAGCCTTTCTCATCGGTGCCCGTGGTCTCGGCGTTCGCCGATTTCCTGACACTATCGGTCCAGCGCCCCGGTTCGTAATATCTGGGCGAAGCTTCTCAGGATCTGGATGGGGCCGGAGGCTACATAAACGGATTCCAGAAACGCCCGCCGTTGATCTGAACCAGTGCGATCGCGGCGGCGACGACGCCGCCGCTGAGGGCCACGACCGCCCAGTCACCCGCCAACATGTTGCGCGCAGAGATCCACGTGCGCTTTTTCTCACGCCCGAATCCGCGCAGCTCCATCGCGGCCGCGATGGACTCGATGTGGTCGAAGGTGCCGAGGAGGAGCGGAATAAGGATGCGCGAGACGTTTCGTACGCGCGTGGTCAGGGGAACCTTGCGCGAAATGTCGAGGCCGCGAGCCTGCTGGGCGAGGGATATGGTGGTGAACTCTCGTTGGATATCCGGGATAAAGCGCAGGGCGAGGGCAACGGCATAGGCGAAGCGGTAGGGGACCCCGATCTTGTTGAGCGAGGCTGCGAACTCGCTCGGCGGTGTTGTGCCCACGAAGGTGAGGACCGCGGGCAGGACCGCGAAGTATTTCAGCGTGACAAGGCTCTGGTAAAAGAGTTGCTCCTGCGTGAGATCCCATCGGCCAGGGCCGTCGACGATCATGTGGGTGGTGCCGAACAACTCCGTGCCGTACATGGGCGCAAAGAGGTAGATGAGGAGGTTGTTGAGCACCATGAAGACGAAGATGAGGGTGATGACCACCCGCATGTCGCGCAACTTGAGCCGTGCCGCCACCCACATGCCGATATTGATGGCGGCCAGCGCCACGAGCAGGCGCACGTCGAACGTCACCGCTGCCGCCACGATGAGCGCGATGACGATGAGGAGCTTCGCGGTGCCGGTGAGGCGGTGGATCGGGCTGGTGCGTTCAATGTAGCCCAGGATCGAGTTAGCCACGTGCGCCTCCGTTCACGACGCCGTCGGCCCCAGCCGCGTCCTCGGCCTCGGTCGCGGCCGCTGCGGTTTTGCTACGCCGGTCGCGGTCGACCTCGATGAACTTGCGCACGAGCGCCTCGGCGTCGAGGCCGTAACGCTCGGCGAGCGTGTAGAGCCCGGTGGTGACGAGGTCGGCTCGGGCGGTGACGTCCGGGTCGGTGAGGACCACTGAGGGTGGTGCGTCGGCGATGATCTTGCCCTCGGAGATGACGAGCGTGCGCTCGGTGTAATCGA is part of the Trueperella abortisuis genome and harbors:
- a CDS encoding energy-coupling factor transporter transmembrane component T family protein → MANSILGYIERTSPIHRLTGTAKLLIVIALIVAAAVTFDVRLLVALAAINIGMWVAARLKLRDMRVVITLIFVFMVLNNLLIYLFAPMYGTELFGTTHMIVDGPGRWDLTQEQLFYQSLVTLKYFAVLPAVLTFVGTTPPSEFAASLNKIGVPYRFAYAVALALRFIPDIQREFTTISLAQQARGLDISRKVPLTTRVRNVSRILIPLLLGTFDHIESIAAAMELRGFGREKKRTWISARNMLAGDWAVVALSGGVVAAAIALVQINGGRFWNPFM